In the genome of Streptomyces lydicus, the window CCGCGACGCCGACCGTGGACCATTCGCCCCGGCCGTCGCTGGTGGAGACCAGCACCCGGGTGATCGAGCCGGTGCCCAGGGCGCCTTCCAGGATGCGGACCTTGTAGTCCACCAGCTCCATATGGGCCAGCTGCGGATAGATCCGCTCCAGGCCCAGCTTCAGCGCCCGGTCCAGCGCGTTGACCGGGCCGTTGCCCTCGGCGGTGGTGACGATCCGCTCGCCCTTGGCCCACAGCTTCACGGTCGCCTCGTTGGCGTGCGTACCGTCCGGGCGGTCCTCGACGATCGCGCGCCAGGACTCGACCGTGAAGTAGCTGCTCGGCCGGCCGCCCGCCGCCCGCTGCAGCTCCTCGCGCAGCAGCAGCTCGAAGGAGGCATCGGCGGCCTCGTAGGTGTAGCCCGCCAGCTCCCGCTCCTTGACCCGCTCGACGACCCGGCCGACCAGCTCGCGGTCGTCGCCGAGGTCGACGCCGAGCTCCTTGCCCTTGAGCTCGATGGATGCCCGCCCGGCCATGTCGGAGACCAGCATCCGCATGGTGTTGCCGACCAGCGCCGGGTCGATGTGCTGGTAGAGGTCAGGGTCGACCTTGATCGCGGAGGCGTGCAGTCCGGCCTTGTGGGCGAAGGCGGAGACACCCACATAGGGCTGGTGGGTGGAGGGCGTGAGGTTGACGACCTCGGCGATGGCATGCGAGATGCGGGTGGTCTCGGCGAGCTTGCCCTCGGGCAGCACCGGGCGCCCGTACTTGAGCTCCAGGGCGGCGACGACCGGGAAGAGGTTGGAGTTGCCGACCCGCTCGCCGTACCCGTTGGCGGTGCACTGGACGTGGGTGGCGCCCGCGTCCACCGCGGCCAGGGTGTTGGCCACCGCGCAGCCGGTGTCGTCCTGGGCGTGGATCCCCAGGCGCGCGCCGGTGTCCGCGACGACGGTCCGCACGACGGCGGTGACCTGCGCAGGAAGCATGCCGCCGTTGGTGTCGCAGAGCACCACGACATCGGCGCCGGCCTCGCTCGCGGTGCGCACGACCTCCTTGGCGTAGCCCGCGTCCAGCGCATAGCCGTCGAAGAAGTGCTCACAGTCGAGGAAGACCCGGCGGCCCTGCTCGCGCAGGTAGGCGACGGTGTCCCGCACCATCGCCAGGTTCTCCTGCGGCGTGGTCCGCAGCGCCAGCTCCACATGCCCGACATGGGACTTGGCGACCAGCGTGATGACCGGCGCCTGGGACGCCAGGAGCCCGGCGACCTGCGGATCGTCCTCGACGCGGACGCCCGCCTTACGCGTGGCGCCGAACGCGACCAGCTGTGCGTGCCGGAAATCGATCTCCGTACGGGCCCGCTCGAAGAACTCGGTGTCCCGCGGGTTGGCGCCGGGCCAGCCGCCCTCGATGAAGCCCACGCCGAAGTCGTCGAGGTGCCGGGCGATGGTCAGCTTGTCCGCGACGGTGAGGTTGATGCCCTCGCGCTGCGCACCGTCGCGGAGCGTGGTGTCGAAGACATGGAAGTCGTCGGGCACCGCGCCGGCGGGGAGGGCGTGCGGCGGGTTCGGGGAGGTGCGCCGCGCAGCGGCTCCGGCCGGGGTGGTGGCGGGAGACGGTTTCGGGGAGGTGTGCCGCGCAGCGGCTCCGGCCGGGGTGGTGGCGGGAGACGGGTGGGAACGTGCGTCCGTCATGCTGGTCTGGCTCCTGTCGGGATCTCGGTCTACCGGAATGACCGGTTCCACCGTCCCTCCATGGTCCCTCGCGCTCCGCCTCCGGCGAGGTGTGGGCCGGAAACGAAAAAACCTCTCGCGGGTGCGAGAGGTCTGCGCGCGGGTCTGGGACGACGATGGCCGCGCCGTACTCGGTTCGTACGGGGCGGTCACTGCGGACCGGCGCGCCTGCTGCCAATAATCATGGCGAACGAGAGCACGGTCCGCAGTGTGCCACACGCCCGGACCGGACACGCGGCAGTCTCACTATTCGGCCGGACTGTCCACCCCTGCCCAGCGGCGGAGCGCGGCGGTGGCCCGGGCACGGTCCCGGGGCGCCAGCTTCTCGATGCGCACCACATGGCTGGTGTGCGGGGCCAGGTAGACGTGCGTGTCCCGGCTGCCCCTGCCCGTACGGAAGGGCTCGGCCCGGGCGGGATCCAGCTCGCCGTACACGAACAGCAGCTCGCTGCCGTGGTGGCGTACCCAGCGGTCGATGTCAGGCATGGCGTCCGGCTGGAACCGCAGCGGGATGCTGCGCGGCACATAGGTGCGCATCTCCTGGATGCCGGGGTGGCGCAGCAGCCCGGCGAGTTGTGGCGCGGCCATCGACATCTGGCCGAGCTGGGTGCCCAACTGGTAGTAGGAAGCGGTCATGGCGGCCAGGTAGTGGTCGCTGAAAGAGGGGAGCATGGTCTTCCCGGCGAACCAGGTGAACAGGGCGTCACCGGGGGCCGAGGGCCCGGGGATCGCGCAGTCGTTCCCCTCTTCCTGCTGCATCCAGAAGAGCATGGGCAGATCGAGCACGGTGAGTTCCAGTGCGCGGTCGGCGCTGCCGATGGTGTGGAAGGTGTGGCCCCGGTCCGCGGCCCAGCGGGTGAGGCGGCCCGCCATCTCCGCGCGCCGGGTCCCGAGCATCGCGCGCTGCACCGCGGTGAGCGCCCTCCGGCACGCGGGCGAGCCGACCCGCTGGAGGAAGCGGTCCTCGGCGGTGTCGTCCCGGTCGTCGGTGTTGTTGGGTGCCGAGTACGCGACGGAGCCGGCCACATCGTGCGGGTAGAAGCGCCGGTGGTAGACGGTGGCCATCCCGCCCTTGCTGCCGCCGGTGGAGATCCAGGCGGCGCGGTAGATCGTCTTGAGGGCCCGGATCAGCCGGTGGTGATCGCTCGCCGCCTGCCAGATGTCGAGTTTCGACCAGTCGGTGAGGTGGGAGCGGGAGGTGCCGAAGTACCGCTGCTCGACGCTGATCTGGTTGCCGTCCACGATCCCGGTCGGCTCGGCACGGGAGGCGGTGTCCCGGGTGTTGAGGTCGTAGCCGCCGGTGTAGAGCACCATCGGCCGGGCGGTGGACCGGTGGAGCAGCAACAGCCGCTGCTCGAAGCTGCCCTTGCCGGGGTGCCGGTGGTCGACGGGCTGGCGGTAGACCAGCGCGAAGGAGCGGTAGCCGGCCGGGGCGCGGTTCTCCTTGACCACCCGCATCCCGGGTACGGCCGCAATCCGGGCCCGGATGTCGTCGGCGGCCGGGCGGGGCGCGGCCGGGCGCGCGCTGACCGGGCGCCCGGTGGCCGGCGGCGCCGTGGCGGGGTGGGCCCCGCCGGTCCGGGCCGCCGCCGTGGACGGGACCACGACGGCCGAGGCCAGCAGGCCGGTCAGCAACAGCGGCAGGCACAACTGTCTCGTGATCTTCATGCCGTCCAGCCAACCAGCCGGCGCCCCCCGTGCCTATCCCGGAACCGGCCCTGCCGCGGGCGGGCAAGCCGGTTCCGGCCAGGACGGTCCCTCAATCGGCGACGGGCTCCCCCACCCGCGTCCGGCCGGCTCCGGTGCCCTCGTCCTGCTTGCCGACCCGGTGCAGATCGATGGTGCGGGTCTCGCGCATCGTGAGGTAGACGATCAACGAGACGGCGGCGCAGCCGGCGACGTACCAGGAGAAGCCGGACTCGATGCCGGCCTCCTTGAACCACAGGGCGACATACTCCGCGGTGCCGCCGAACAGCGCGTTGGCGATCGCGTACGGCAGGGCCACGCCCAGCGCGCGGATGCCGGTCGGGAACAGCTCGGCCTTCACACAGGCGTTGATCGAGGTGTAACCGGTGACGACGACCAGCGCCAGCAGCGAGAGTCCGAGGGCCGGCCAGAAGCTGCCGGCGTGCTTCAGCATCATCATGATCGGCACGGTCAGGAACGTCGAGCCGACCGCGAAGGTGATCAGCAGCGGACGGCGGCCGATCCGGTCGGACAGCTTCCCGGCGAGCGGCTGGAGGCACATGAAGAGGAAGAGGGCGCAGAAACTGACCAGGGAGGCGGTCGGCTTGGGCAGTCCGGCGCTGCCCGAGAGGTACTTGGTGAGGTAGGTCGTGTAGGTGTAGTACGCGACCGTGCCGCCCATGGTGAGCGCGATGACCAGCAACGCCTCGCGCTTGTGCGCCAGCAGCGCCTTGATCGTGCCGCGTGCGGGGTCGGCGTGGGCGCCCTCGTCCTCGGCGTAGACCTCGGTCTCCAGCATGTTGCGGCGCAGGTAGAAGACGATGCCGGCGCCCAGTGCGCCGACGATGAACGGGATCCGCCAGGCCCAGCTGTGCAGGGCCTCGTCGGACATGGTGCGCTGCAGCAGGATCTGCAGGCCGAGACCGAGCAGCTGGCCCGCGGTCATCGACACGTACTGGAAGCTGGAGGCGAAGCCGCGCTGCCCGGGCGCGGACGCCTCGGTGAGGTAGGTGGCGCTGGCCGCGTACTCCCCGCCGACCGACAGCCCCTGCAGCATCCGGGCGAGGAGCAGCACGGCCACACCGCCGTAGCCCGCGGCCGCGTAGGTGGGCGCGATGGCGATCAGGATCGCCGAGGCGGACATCAGTGTGACGGTCAGGGTGAGCGCGGCCTTCCGGCCCTTGCGGTCCCCGACCCGGCCGAGCACCCAGCCGCCCACCGGGCGCATGAAGAAGCCGACGGCAAAGATCCCCATGGTGTTCATGAGGTTCGCGGTGTCATTCCCCTTCGGGAAGAACGAATCCGCGAAGTAGACCGCGAAACTGGCATAGACGAACCAGTCGAACCACTCGACCATGTTGCCGGCCGAGCCGACCCAGATCTTCTTCCATTGCTCTCGTCCCATAGCCGCTCACGGTCGCGGACCGGCGGGTCTTCGGCAAGAGCGTGGTCGGCAACGATCGCAGGTACTTGCGTGCGTTGTGGTCACGGGGGGGGACGGCCGTCCGGCACCGGCGCCGTCCGGCGGTCAGGCGGTCAGCGACTCGTCCAAGAACTCCCGTACGTGGTCGCGTACGTGCTCCCGGTCCGTGCCCGGGAGGCCGACGACGAGCTGGGAGCCGAAGCCGTCGAGGAGGGCGCGGGTGCGGGTCGCGAAGCGTTCGGCGTCGACGGGGCGGAACTCACCCTTCGAGATGCCCTCGACGAGGAGGGCCACCAGGTCGCGGTGCCAGGCGAGTTCGAGGTCGAGCTGGCGTTCGCGGGCCTCGTCGTCGGCGCTCCGGGAGCGGTTCCACACCTCCAGCCACAGCGTCCAGCGCGGGTCGCGGTGGCCCTCGGGGAGGTAGAGGTCGACCAGCGCGTCCAGCCGTTCGCGGGCGGGGACACGGCGGGAGAGGGCGGCCCGGCGTTCGGTGCCGAGCTGCTCCTCGCTCCACTGCAGGGTCTGCAGCAGCAGCTCGTCCTTCGTACCGAAGTAGTAGAGGATGTGGCCGCTGCTCATGCCGACCTCGCGACCCAGACCGGCCATGGTCAGTCCGTCCAGGCCCTCCGCGGCGATGGTCGTCATCGCCGCGGCGAGGACCTGCTCGCGGGGCTGGCTGAGCCGGCGCCGGGGGCGGCGCACGGGACCGGGCACGGGGACCTCCGGGTCGGCTGTACGAGGCCTGCGGGTCAGACCTGGGGCTGCTGCTGGGTGATGCAGTGGATACCGCCACCCGCTGCGAAGATCGTACGGGCGTCGACCAGGGTCACCGTCCGCCCGGGGAAGATCCCGCGGAAGATCGCGGCCGCCTCCTCGTCGCGCGGGTCGTCGAAGCCGCAGAGCACCACACCGTCGTTGCAGAGGTAGTGGTTGATGTAGGAGTAGTCGACCAGCTCGCCGTCCTCCTCCAGGACGGTCGGCGCCGGCACCTCGACGACCTCCAGCCGGCGGCCCCTGGCGTCGGTCGAGGAACGCAGCAGCTTGGCGATCTCGTGGCAGATCGCGTGGTCGGGGTGGTCGGGGTCGGGCTGGGTGTGCACGAGGACGACGCCGGGGCGGGCGAAGGCGGCGACGATGTCGACATGGCCGCGGGTGCCGAACCGGCCGTAGTCGGCGGCCAGGCCGCGCGGCAGCCAGATCGCCTTGGTGGTGCCGAGGTGGGCGTGGATCTCGGCCTCGACCTCCTCCTGGGTACGGCCGCGGTTGCGGCCCGGGTCGAGCTGCACGGTCTCGGTGAGCAGGACGGTGCCCTCGCCGTCGACGTGGATGCCGCCGCCCTCGTTGACCAGGGGCGTGGCATAGCGCCGGGCGCCGGCCAGCCCGCAGACCTGCTCGGCGATCTTCTCGTCGAGGTCCCAGCGGGCCCAGTCCTGGGCGCCCCAGCCGTTGAACACCCAGTCGGTGGCGGCGAGCCCGCCCGTGCCGTCGGTGAGGAAGGTGGGGCCGATGTCGCGCATCCAGGCGTCGTTCAGCGGGCGCTCGACGAGGTCGATGCCGTCGCCGAGGAACGCGCGGGCGCCCTCGGACTGCCCCGGTCCCGCGACGACGGTGACCGGCTCGAAGCGGCGTACGGCACGAGCGACCGCGGCCCAGGCGCGGCGGGCGGTGGCCAGGGTCTCGCCGCCCTCCTCGCCGAAGGTGAAGTTGGGTCCCGGCCAGGCCATCCAGGTGCGCTCGTGCCGGGCCCACTCCGGGGGCATGCAAAAGCCGTCGGCGGCAGGGGTGTTCATGCGGGGTCCTCACGGTTCGCGGTGACGGTCGGCGTCACGGGTGTCGGTGTCACGGTGTCGGCGTCACGGGTGTCGGTGTCACGGTGTCGGCGTCACGGTGTCGGCGTCACGGGTGTCGGTGGCGGGGCGGCAGGTGCCGGGCCGCAAGCGCGACGGGTGGCAGGCACGGTGGCCCGCCGCGCCGGCCGCGGCGGGCCGGCGGCCGTGCCGTCACAGGAAGTACAGGCGGGAGAGCGAGACGGTGTCGGCCGGCTCCGAGCGCATCGGGTCGCCGTCGAGGGTGACCAGGCCGCTGCGCCCGTCGACCTGCACCTGTCCGATACGGGAGTTGCGGACGAGGTCGCCGGGACCGATACCGCGGGTGCCGCGGACGGCGACCCGGCGGCGGCGGGTGGGCAGCTGGTCACCGCCCTGTTCGGCCGCGGAGCGGGCGACGAAGGCGACGGAGATCTCGGCGGGGGTCGCCCCGTGCGCGCCGAACTGCGGGCCGAGCACCAGGGGTTCACAGGTGTCGGTGGCGGCGTTCGGGTCGCCGGTGACGCCGTAGGCGGGGAACCCGGACTTCAGCACCAGCTGCGGCTTGGCGCCGAAGTACTGCGGCTTCCACAGCACGATGTCGGCCATCTTGCCGACCTCGATGGACCCGATCTCGTGCGAAAGGCCGTGCGCGATGGCGGGGTTGAGGGTGAGCTTGGCGACGTAGCGCAGCACCCGGGCGTTGTCGTCGTGCGGGCCGTCGCCCTCCAGGGGCCCGAGCTCGGCCTTCATCTTGCCCGCCATCGCGAAGGTGCGGCGGACGGTCTCGCCCGCGCGGCCCATGCCCTGGGCGTCGGAGGAGGTGATGCCGATCGCCCCGAGGTCGTGCAGCACGTCCTCGGCGCCCATGGTGCCGGCCCGGATGCGGTCGCGGGCCATCGCGGCGTCGCCCGGCAGATCGGTCTTCAGATCGTGGACCGAGACGATCATGCCGTAGTGCTCGGCGACCGCGTCCCGCCCGAAGGGGAGGGTGGGGTTGGTGGAGGAGCCGATGACGTGGGGGACACCGGCCATCTTCAGGACGTTGGGGACATGGCCGCCGCCGCAGCCCTCGATGTGGAAGGCGTGGATGGTCCGGCCGTCCAGGACGCGCAGGGTGTCCTCGACGGTGAGGCATTCGTTGAGGCCGTCGCTGTGCAGCGCGACCTGGACGTCGTGCTCCTCGGCGACCCGCAAGGCGGTGTCCAGGGCGCGGGCGTGCGCGCCCATGTCCTCGTGCACCTTGAAGCCGCAGGCGCCGCCCTCGGCGAGCGCTTCGACCAGCGGGGCCTCGCCCGAGGAGGAACCGCGGCCGAGGAAGCCGATGTTGACCGGCCAGGCGTCGAAGGCGCGGAAGGCGTGCCCCAGCGCCCAGGGGGAGTTGACCCCGACGCCCCAGACCGGACCGAATTCCTGACCGATGATCGTGGTCACGCCGGAGGCCAACGAGGCTTCCATGACGCGCGGCGAGAGCAGATGGACATGGGTGTCGACCGCGCCCGCGGTGGCGATCATGCCCTCGCCGGAGACGATCGAGGTGCCGGTGCCGACGACGACATCGACGCCGTCGAGGGTGTCGGGGTTGCCGGCCCGTCCTATGGCGTGGATCCGGCCCTCACGGATGCCGATGGACACCTTGCGGATGCCCTGGACCGCGTCGATGACCAGCACATTGCTGATCACCACATCGCAGGTCTCGCGGACCGCGGCGGCCTTGAGGTGCAGCCCGTCGCGGGCGGTCTTGCCGAAGCCGGCCAGGAACTCGTCGCCGGGCTTCTGGGAGTCGGACTCGACCCGGACGACCAGGCCCGAGTCGCCGAGGACGACCCGGTCGCCGGCCCGCGGGCCGTGCACCGACGCGTACTCGTGAGGGTCGATGGTGCCGGTCATGCCTGTTCCTCCGCTCCCAGGTAGCCGCAGGCGGCGGCCCGCCGCAGCGCTTCGGTCTTCGCGCCCGGTGCGTCCAGCGGGCCGTCGACCAGGCCGGCGAAGCCGATCGCGATCCGGTCGCCGCCGATCGGGACCAGTCCGACCTCCTCGGTGCCGCCGGGGTCGAACCGCACCGACGAGCCGGCCGGGACGCACAGCCGCATGCCGTACGCGGCACCGCGGTCGAAGTCCAGCCGGGGGTTGGCCTCGAAGAAGTGGAAGTGCGAGGTGACGCTGACGGGCACGCTCGCGGTGTTGCGCACGGTCAGCACGACCGCGGGCGCGGGCTCCGAGGCGGCCGGTCCGGGCAGCACCGCGCCGGGCGCGGGCACCCGGCGGCGCTCCCCGTCCCGTGCGCCGGCGCCGATCGGGTCGCTGACCACCGCGAGCCGGGAGCCGTCGTCGAAGACGGCCTCCACATGCACCTCGGTGACGACGTCGGCCACGCCCGGCAGCACATCGTCCGGGCCGAGCACGGCGCGTGCCGCCTCGATGGCCTGCGCGAGGCGGCGCCCGTCCCGAGCCGCCTCGCAGACCGTGTCCGCGATCAACGCGGTCGCCTCGGGCACATTCAGCCGCAGCCCGCGGGCCCGGCGCGTCCGCGCCAGCTCGGCCGCGCCGAACAGCAGCAGCCGGTCGCGTTCCGTCGGGGTCAACCGCATCCCGCCACTCCTCCCGATCGATTAGAGCAGCACTCTAACCATGAAAATACCTAGGAGGAAAGCATTGACCGTGAGCACTGGGATGAGCGACATTGAGCGCTGCTCTAAAAGATGCGGCAGATGAGAGCGCCGCTCTACATGATCCCGACAGCGTGAGCAGCGCGCGGCGCACACCGCCCCCGTACGGAACACGGCCCCCAAGCCCTGCTCACCCACTGTTGCCCGGCCTCTCAGGGGAGCCCTCATGCCGATGGAACAACGCGGAGTCGACACCGTCCCGGAGGAGGAACGCACCAGCGGCCCTCGCGACCTGATCTCGATCCTGCTCGGGTCGAACCTCGCCCTCGGCGTGGTGATCTTCGGCTGGCTGCCGGTCTCCTTCGGGCTCGGCTTCTGGCCCTCGGTGACCTCCCTGGCGGCCGGCACCGCCGTCGGCACCCTGCTCACCGCCCCGCTCGCGCTGGTGTCCCTGCGCAGCGCCACCAACCTGTCCACCAGCAGCGGCGCCCACTTCGGCGTGCGCGGCCGGCTCATCGGCTCGGTCATCGGCCTGCTGCTGTCGCTGGGCTACACCGCGCTGACGCTGTGGGTGGGCGGTGACGCGGTCGTCGGCGCACTGCACCGCCTGACCGGGCTGCCGTCGAGCGGGATGACGTACGCGCTGGTCTACGCCCTGCTGGCGGGCGCCACCGCGGTCGGCGCGGTCTACGGCTACCGGGTGCTGCTGCGGCTGAGCAAGGTGCTCGCCCTCGGTCTGACCGTGCTGCTGGCCGTCGGCGTCGTCGCGTACGCGGGTACCTTCACCACCGCCGCACCGCACGGCAGCGGCTATCTGCTCGGCGGCTTCTGGCAGACCTGGCTGCTGGCCGCCGTCTCCGCGGGACTCAGCGGCCCGATCGCGTTCATCACCCTGCTCGGCGACTACAGCCGCTACATCTCCCCGCAGCGGCACAGCTCCACGAAGGTCTTCGGCGCCACCTGTCTGGGCCTGCTGGTCGGCCTCCTGGTGCCGCAGCTCTTCGGTACGTTCACCGCGCTCGCCGTCGGCGCGGGCGAGGACTACGCGGGCCCGCTGGTGGCCGGGGCGCCCTTCTGGTACCTGGCGCTGCTGCTGCTCAACGCCTCGGCAGGCTCGGTCGGCAACGCCGGTCTGATGCTCTACAGCATGGGCCTCGACCTGGACGCGATCCTGCCGCGCGCCACCCGCACCCAGGCCACCTGTGCCGTCGCGTGCCTGTCGACCGCGCTGGTCTACGCCGGTCACTTCCTGTGGGCCGCGCAGGACGCGATGACCTCCTTCGTCCTGCTGATGACGGCCGTCGGCACGCCCTGGGCGGTGATCACCGTGATCGGCTTCGCCCGCTGCCGCGGCAGGTACGACCCGGAGTCCCTGCAGGTCTACAACCGCGGCACCCGGGGCGGCGTGTACTGGTACCGGGCGGGCTGGCACGTCCGGGCCGCCGTCGCCTGGGCGCTGGGCTCGGCGGTCGGCCTGATGGGCGTGGACACGCCCCTCTTCCAGGGGCCGCTGCTCCCCCTGACCGGCGGCATCGACCTCAGCTTCCTGCTCGCGGCGGCCGTGGGCGGCCTCGCCTATCTGGCCCTCACCGCCCGGGACCCGCGCCCGGTCGCGGCACTGCGCACCGTGCCGTCCTCCCCCGACGCCACCGCCCCGGCGAAGGCCCCCGCGGAGGCCGGCTGAACCGGCCGGGACACGGCCGAGGCCGCCCCCGACCTCGCGTCGGCGGCGGCCTCCGTCGTATCAGGACCTCGCGCCCTGTCCCGGAATCCCGGATCAGCCCAGCGGGTGCATCCAGCCGTGCTGGTCCTCGGCGATGCCGCGCTGGATGTCGAGGAGCGCGTCCCGCAGCTTCAGCGTGACCTTGCCGGGCTCACCGCCGGACTGCACCCACTCGCCGCCCGCGCTCTTGACCGTGCCGACGGGGGTGATCACGGCGGCGGTACCGCAGGCGAAGACCTCGGTGAGGGTGCCGTTCTCGGTGCCGGTCTTCCACTGGTCGATGGAGACCCGGGCCTCCTCCGACTCGTAGCCCAGGTCGCGGGCGACGGACAGCAGGGAGTCACGGGTGACACCGGCGAGGAGGGAGCCGGTCAGCGTGGGCGTGACGATCTTGTCGCCGTACACGAAGTACAGGTTCATGCCGCCCAGCTCCTCGACCCACTTGTGCTCCACGGCGTCGAGGTAGGCGACCTGGTCACAGCCGTGCGCGGCGGCCTCGGCCTGCGCCAGCAACGACGCGGCGTAGTTGCCGCCGGTCTTGGCGTCGCCCATGCCGCCGGGGACGGCGCGCACCCGGTTCTCGGACAGCCAGATGGAGACGGGCTTGACGCCCCCGGCGAAGTACGCGCCGGCGGGCGAGGCGATGACCACGAAGAGGTACTCGTTGGCGGGCTTCACGCCCAGCCCGACCTCGGTCGCGATCATGAAGGGGCGCAGGTAGAGCGACTCCTCGCCGCCGTGCGCCGGCACCCAGTCCTTGTCCTGCCGGACGAGCAGGTCGCAGGCCTCGATGAAGGTCTCGACGGGGAGTTCCGGCATGGCCAGCCGGCGCGCGGAGGCCTGGAAGCGCCGGGCGTTGGCGTCGGGGCGGAACGTGGCGACGGAGCCGTCGGGCTGCCGGTAGGCCTTCAGGCCCTCGAAGATCTCCTGCGCGTAGTGCAGGACATTGGTCGCCGGGTCGAGGGAGAGCGGTCCGTACGGCACCAGCTGCCCGTCGTGCCAGCCGCGGCCCTCGGTCCACTTGATCGTCACCATGTGGTCGGTGAAGTGGCGGCCGAAGCCGGGGGCGGCCAGTATCTGCTCCCGCTCCGCGTCGGAGAGCGGGTGCGCGGAGGGCTTGAGCTCGATGGTGGGCGTCGTCATGGATGCGTGTCCTTCACTGCGTGTTCCGATACCTGGGGTACCTCCCAGCGTTCACTGGGGGAGCGTCACCGGCCCGGCCCTTCGGCCGGGGGTCGGGGGGGTCGGCCCCCACCACGCGGCACCGGTGCGGTGTGTGGCGACCACGCTCGGAGCGTGGACGTACCGGCCGTTACCGGGACGTCCGCGTTCCTTGCGGGCGGCGATGCCACGTCCGATTATCGCCCGTGGGTCCGTGCCGCCGGAACCGAGGGCGCGTTCCGGATCCGATGGTCGCACCCACCGGGCGGTAAGAGGCGCATCCACCGGGCGGTAAGACCGGAGCGGACCAACGCGGACAGCGCCGGGCCTGGTGCGGCCCGGCGCTGTCGGTGGTGCGGGTGTGCGCTGCGGGCCTCAGCCGGCTACGCGTACGGCGAGCGCGTCGCCGATCTCGTCCGTGCTGCGCGGCGAGCTGTCCCTGGCCTCCAGGTCGGCCGCCACCGCCTCCTCGATACGGGCGGCCTGCGGCGCGAAGCCGAGGTGACGCAGGAGCAGGGCCACGGAGAGGACCGTGGCCGTGGGGTCGGCCTTGCCGGTGCCCGCGATGTCCGGTGCGGAGCCGTGCACGGGCTCGAACATCGAGGGGAACTCGCCGGTGGGATTGATGTTCCCGGAGGCGGCCAGGCCGATGCCGCCGGTGACGGCCGCGGCCAGGTCGGTGAGGATGTCGCCGAAGAGGTTGTCGGTGACGATCACGTCGAACCGCTCGGGCTGGGTGACGAAGAAGATCGTCGCGGCGTCGACATGCAGGTAGTCGGTGGTGACCTCGGGGTACTCCTGGCCGACCTTGTCGAAGATGTTCTTCCACATGTGGCCCGCGTAGACCAGGACGTTGTTCTTGTGGACCAGCGTCAGCTTCTTGCGCGGGCGGGCGTTGGCCCGCTCGTAGGCGTCGCGGACCACACGCTCGACGCCGTAGGCGGTGTTGAGGCTGACCTCGGTGGCGACCTCGGCGGGGGTGCCGGTGCGCAGCGAGCCGCCGTTGCCGGTGTACGGGCCCTCGGTGCCCTCGCGGACCACCACGAAGTCGATGTCGGGGCGGCCGACGAGCGGCGTGGTGGTGTTCGGGAAGAGCTTCGACGGGCGCAGGTTCACGAAGTGGTCGAAGGCGAAGCGGAGCTTGAGCAGCAGCCCGCGCTCCAGCACCCCGGAGGGTACGGACGGGTCGCCGATCGCGCCGAGCAGGATCGCGTCGTGCTGCTTCAGCGACTCCAGCTCCGCGTCGGGAAGGGTCTCACCGGTCGCATGCCATCGCCGGGCGCCGAGGTCGTACTCCTGGGTTTCCAGCTTGACGTCCTGCGGGAGGACCGCGGTCAGGACCTTCAGGCCCTGGGCCACGACTTCCTGGCCGATACCGTCACCGGGGATCACTGCGAGGCGAATGCTGCGAGACATGGGGGGACCCTACTCCGCGTCCCATTGATTGACACGTAACGTCCGCCATACGGACACGTGGGCCGCCGGTCAGCCAC includes:
- a CDS encoding urease subunit alpha, coding for MTGTIDPHEYASVHGPRAGDRVVLGDSGLVVRVESDSQKPGDEFLAGFGKTARDGLHLKAAAVRETCDVVISNVLVIDAVQGIRKVSIGIREGRIHAIGRAGNPDTLDGVDVVVGTGTSIVSGEGMIATAGAVDTHVHLLSPRVMEASLASGVTTIIGQEFGPVWGVGVNSPWALGHAFRAFDAWPVNIGFLGRGSSSGEAPLVEALAEGGACGFKVHEDMGAHARALDTALRVAEEHDVQVALHSDGLNECLTVEDTLRVLDGRTIHAFHIEGCGGGHVPNVLKMAGVPHVIGSSTNPTLPFGRDAVAEHYGMIVSVHDLKTDLPGDAAMARDRIRAGTMGAEDVLHDLGAIGITSSDAQGMGRAGETVRRTFAMAGKMKAELGPLEGDGPHDDNARVLRYVAKLTLNPAIAHGLSHEIGSIEVGKMADIVLWKPQYFGAKPQLVLKSGFPAYGVTGDPNAATDTCEPLVLGPQFGAHGATPAEISVAFVARSAAEQGGDQLPTRRRRVAVRGTRGIGPGDLVRNSRIGQVQVDGRSGLVTLDGDPMRSEPADTVSLSRLYFL
- the ureA gene encoding urease subunit gamma; this translates as MRLTPTERDRLLLFGAAELARTRRARGLRLNVPEATALIADTVCEAARDGRRLAQAIEAARAVLGPDDVLPGVADVVTEVHVEAVFDDGSRLAVVSDPIGAGARDGERRRVPAPGAVLPGPAASEPAPAVVLTVRNTASVPVSVTSHFHFFEANPRLDFDRGAAYGMRLCVPAGSSVRFDPGGTEEVGLVPIGGDRIAIGFAGLVDGPLDAPGAKTEALRRAAACGYLGAEEQA
- a CDS encoding cytosine permease; amino-acid sequence: MPMEQRGVDTVPEEERTSGPRDLISILLGSNLALGVVIFGWLPVSFGLGFWPSVTSLAAGTAVGTLLTAPLALVSLRSATNLSTSSGAHFGVRGRLIGSVIGLLLSLGYTALTLWVGGDAVVGALHRLTGLPSSGMTYALVYALLAGATAVGAVYGYRVLLRLSKVLALGLTVLLAVGVVAYAGTFTTAAPHGSGYLLGGFWQTWLLAAVSAGLSGPIAFITLLGDYSRYISPQRHSSTKVFGATCLGLLVGLLVPQLFGTFTALAVGAGEDYAGPLVAGAPFWYLALLLLNASAGSVGNAGLMLYSMGLDLDAILPRATRTQATCAVACLSTALVYAGHFLWAAQDAMTSFVLLMTAVGTPWAVITVIGFARCRGRYDPESLQVYNRGTRGGVYWYRAGWHVRAAVAWALGSAVGLMGVDTPLFQGPLLPLTGGIDLSFLLAAAVGGLAYLALTARDPRPVAALRTVPSSPDATAPAKAPAEAG
- a CDS encoding branched-chain amino acid aminotransferase: MTTPTIELKPSAHPLSDAEREQILAAPGFGRHFTDHMVTIKWTEGRGWHDGQLVPYGPLSLDPATNVLHYAQEIFEGLKAYRQPDGSVATFRPDANARRFQASARRLAMPELPVETFIEACDLLVRQDKDWVPAHGGEESLYLRPFMIATEVGLGVKPANEYLFVVIASPAGAYFAGGVKPVSIWLSENRVRAVPGGMGDAKTGGNYAASLLAQAEAAAHGCDQVAYLDAVEHKWVEELGGMNLYFVYGDKIVTPTLTGSLLAGVTRDSLLSVARDLGYESEEARVSIDQWKTGTENGTLTEVFACGTAAVITPVGTVKSAGGEWVQSGGEPGKVTLKLRDALLDIQRGIAEDQHGWMHPLG
- a CDS encoding 3-isopropylmalate dehydrogenase, with the translated sequence MSRSIRLAVIPGDGIGQEVVAQGLKVLTAVLPQDVKLETQEYDLGARRWHATGETLPDAELESLKQHDAILLGAIGDPSVPSGVLERGLLLKLRFAFDHFVNLRPSKLFPNTTTPLVGRPDIDFVVVREGTEGPYTGNGGSLRTGTPAEVATEVSLNTAYGVERVVRDAYERANARPRKKLTLVHKNNVLVYAGHMWKNIFDKVGQEYPEVTTDYLHVDAATIFFVTQPERFDVIVTDNLFGDILTDLAAAVTGGIGLAASGNINPTGEFPSMFEPVHGSAPDIAGTGKADPTATVLSVALLLRHLGFAPQAARIEEAVAADLEARDSSPRSTDEIGDALAVRVAG